One window of the Nicotiana tabacum cultivar K326 chromosome 4, ASM71507v2, whole genome shotgun sequence genome contains the following:
- the LOC107823481 gene encoding calcium-transporting ATPase 9, plasma membrane-type isoform X2, translated as MTTGPSDTMQLNNHTDLEVGSSHLNADGADDFSDPFDIANTKNASFQALKRWREAALVLNASRRFRYTLDLRKAEEKEQRRRMIRAHAQVIRAALLFKLAGQRAIVLGTEVSPPAPTGDYGISLEQLASVTRDHNLSALQQYGGAKGLSEKLKTDLDSGIADDDVELSKRKNMFGANTYPMKKGRSFLRFVWEAWQDLTLIILIVSAVLSLALGIHTKGLKEGWYDGGSIAFAVLLVILVTATSDYRQSLRFQNLNEEKRNIQVEVIRDSRREKISIYEIVVGDVVPLSIGDQVPADGVLISGHSLAIDESSMTGESKIVNKNQKAPFLMAGCKVADGAGTMLVTGVGINTEWGLLMASISEDTGEETPLQVRLNGVATFIGIVGLAVALFVLIVLLCRFFTGNTKNPDGTTQFVHGKTSVSKSIDGVVHIITAAVTIVVVAVPEGLPLAVTLTLAYSMKKMMADKALVRRLSACETMGSATTICSDKTGTLTLNQMTVVEAYIGEKKLDPPEDGSQLHSAVSSLLDEGITQNTSGSVFASKDGKGIEVSGSPTEKAILSWGVKMGMKFKVVRSQSIILHVSPFNSTKKRGGVAVRERSGSQVHMHWKGAAEIILASCTQYLDSNGCLQSIEKEKDFFKEAIEDMAAKSLRCVAMAYRTCNVDEVPTDEEQLARWVLPEDGLILLAILGIKDPCRPGVKDAVTQCRDSGIKVRMVTGDNIQTARAIALECGILTSNAEVTEFEVIEGKTFREFSEKEREQVAKRMSVMGRSSPSDKLLLVQTLRKLGEVVAVTGDGTNDAPALHEADIGLSMGIQGTEVAKESSDIIILDDNFASVVKVVRWGRSVYANIQKFIQFQLTVNVAALVINVVAAVSSGDVPLNTVQLLWVNLIMDTLGALALATEPPTDHLMHRPPVGRREPLVTNILWRNLFIQALYQVGILLVLNFQGKSILSLEHDDPKHANMVKNTLIFNTFVFCQARLHIKPQTSN; from the exons ATGACGACTGGTCCAAGTGATACTATGCAACTCAACAATCACACCGACCTGGAGGTTGGCTCCTCTCATCTCAATGCCGACGGAGCAGACGATTTCTCTGATCCTTTCGACATTGCCAACACCAAGAATGCGTCTTTTCAGGCTCTTAAACGCTGGAGG GAAGCGGCACTTGTGCTTAATGCTTCACGGCGGTTTAGGTATACTCTCGACTTGAGAAAAGCTGAAGAGAAAGAACAAAGAAGAAGGATGATCAGAGCACATGCTCAAGTCATAAGA GCTGCACTACTTTTTAAGCTTGCTGGACAAAGAGCTATTG tGTTGGGTACTGAAGTTTCTCCTCCAGCTCCCACTGGTGACTATGGAATTTCACTTGAACAGCTAGCTTCAGTGACTAGGGATCATAATCTTTCTGCATTACAACAATATGGAGGA GCCAAAGGTTTATCAGAGAAGTTAAAAACAGATCTGGATTCAGGGATTGCGGATGATGATGTTGAAttgtcaaaaagaaaaaatatgtttGGGGCAAATACGTATCCCATGAAAAAGGGTCGTAGTTTCTTG CGGTTCGTTTGGGAGGCTTGGCAAGATCTGACCCTCATCATCTTAATTGTATCTGCTGTACTATCGCTGGCACTTGGAATACACACAAAG GGCCTGAAAGAAGGATGGTATGATGGTGGAAGCATAGCTTTTGCTGTTCTTCTTGTTATTCTTGTAACAG CAACAAGTGACTACAGACAGTCCCTGCGATTTCAGAACTTAAATGAAGAAAAGCGAAATATCCAAGTAGAG GTTATAAGAGACAGCAGGAGGGAGAAAATTTCGATATATGAAATTGTTGTTGGTGATGTTGTTCCTCTCAGCATAGGTGATCAG GTTCCTGCAGATGGAGTCTTGATTTCTGGTCATTCGCTGGCAATTGACGAGTCTAGCATGACAGGCGAAAGCAAGATT GTAAACAAAAATCAAAAGGCTCCTTTCTTGATGGCTGGTTGCAAGGTAGCAGATGGTGCTGGAACCATGCTT gtAACTGGTGTAGGAATCAATACTGAATGGGGATTGTTGATGGCGAGCATATCAGAGGATACCGGTGAAGAAACTCCGTTGCAG GTGCGCTTGAATGGGGTTGCCACCTTTATTGGCATTGTTGGCCTTGCTGTTGCACTCTTTGTGCTCATTGTTCTTTTGTGCAG GTTCTTCACTGGAAATACCAAAAATCCAGATGGGACTACGCAGTTTGTCCATGGAAAGACCAGTGTTAGTAAATCAATTGATGGAGTTGTACATATCATCACTGCAGCT GTCACAATTGTGGTTGTTGCTGTCCCTGAAGGTCTTCCTTTAGCTGTTACATTGAC TTTAGCATACTCAATGAAGAAAATGATGGCTGACAAGGCTTTG GTGCGCAGACTTTCAGCATGTGAAACTATGGGCTCTGCTACAACTATTTGCAGTGATAAAACTGGAACACTAACTCTGAATCAG ATGACAGTGGTTGAAGCCTATATTGGGGAAAAGAAGCTCGATCCACCTGAAGATGGTTCACAGTTACACTCAGCTGTTTCTTCTCTTCTGGACGAGGGCATAACTCAGAATACTTCCGGCAGTGTCTTTGCTTCCAAG GATGGAAAGGGAATAGAGGTTTCAGGATCTCCTACTGAAAAGGCCATTCTTTCATGGGGCGTTAAG ATGGGAATGAAGTTCAAAGTTGTCAGATCACAATCCATAATTCTTCATGTCTCTCCTTTTAATTCTACAAAGAAGAGAGGAGGTGTTGCAGTTAGAGAGCGG AGTGGCTCTCAAGTTCATATGCATTGGAAGGGTGCAGCTGAAATTATACTGGCATCATGTACCCAATACCTTGACTCAAATGGCTGCTTGCAATCCATTGAGAAAGAGAAG GATTTTTTCAAAGAAGCGATTGAAGATATGGCAGCAAAGAGTTTGAGGTGTGTTGCCATGGCATACCGAACTTGTAACGTAGATGAGGTTCCAACTGATGAAGAACAGCTGGCACGTTGGGTTCTACCAGAAGATGGCCTTATTTTGCTTGCTATACTTGGTATAAAG GATCCTTGTCGGCCAGGTGTCAAAGATGCAGTAACACAGTGCAGAGATTCTGGTATTAAG GTGCGCATGGTAACTGGAGATAATATTCAAACAGCTAGAGCAATTGCCTTGGAGTGTGGAATTTTAACTTCAAATGCAGAAGTCACTGAATTTGAAGTTATTGAGGGGAAGACCTTCCGTGAGTTCTCTGAAAAGGAGCGAGAACAAGTTGCTAAAAGAATGTCG GTTATGGGAAGGTCATCTCCAAGTGACAAGCTTTTGCTTGTGCAAACACTACGTAAACTAGGGGAGGTTGTTGCTGTTACTGGAGATGGAACTAACGATGCTCCTGCACTGCATGAG GCCGACATAGGCCTTTCCATGGGCATCCAAGGAACAGAAGTCGCAAAAGAAAGTTCTGACATCATTATCTTGGATGATAATTTTGCTTCAGTGGTGAAG GTTGTACGCTGGGGCCGTTCTGTTTATGCAAATATTCAGAAATTCATTCAATTCCAGCTCACTGTTAATGTCGCAGCTCTTGTAATCAATGTTGTGGCAGCAGTTTCTTCTGGTGATGTTCCTCTAAACACAGTGCAg CTTCTTTGGGTCAATCTAATTATGGATACTCTGGGAGCACTGGCTTTGGCTACTGAACCACCAACTGACCATCTTATGCATAGACCTCCTGTTGGTCGAAG GGAACCTCTGGTAACAAATATCCTGTGGAGGAACTTGTTTATTCAG GCTCTCTACCAAGTCGGAATCCTTCTTGTTCTCAATTTCCAGGGCAAGAGTATTCTCAGCTTAGAGCATGATGACCCAAAACATGCTAATATGGTGAAGAATACCTTAATTTTCAACACATTTGTTTTCTGCCAA GCTAGATTACACATCAAGCCTCAGACATCTAACTAG
- the LOC107823480 gene encoding protein MANNAN SYNTHESIS-RELATED 1-like, which produces MGVDPRQVLAGVLTITMFVMLGDMIKRDHFDSQLPVDSDTSIHSTRKQTLVIDGDGPSLKPCLPIPLIEEADESQGFVTFSLTNGPEYHVSQIADAVVIARYLRANLVLPDIRGSEPGDKRNFEEVYDVEHFVKSLNGVVKVTKSQPSKRNLAVVKVPSRVSEEYIVDNIEPIFRSKGNIRLATYFPSVNMKKLKDNSNIDAIACLGMFGTLELQPQVNGVVESMVERLRTLSRKSNGQFIAVDLRVDILEKKSCQGNSASRSKSCFGPQEIAMFLRKLGFNKDTTIYLTQSRWDSSLDALKDLFPRTYTKESIMPIDKKARFLDTENSELEKVIDFHMCSQSDVFVPAISGLFYANVAGKRIASGKTQILVPADISGSSASLTDYISHYVSKRNHFAYSCFC; this is translated from the exons ATGGGAGTGGATCCGAGACAGGTTTTGGCTGGAGTTCTTACTATCACTATGTTCGTTATGCTTGGCGACATGATCAAGCGCGACCACTTTGATTCCCAGCTTCCT GTCGATTCTGACACATCAATTCATAGTACCAGAAAGCAAACCCTGGTTATCGATGGAGATGGGCCTTCTCTAAAACCTTGTTTGCCTATACCACTTATTG AGGAAGCTGACGAATCACAAGGATTTGTTACCTTCTCGCTCACTAATGGTCCTGAATATCACGTCTCTCAG ATTGCTGATGCAGTGGTAATAGCAAGATATCTGCGAGCAAATCTTGTTCTCCCAGACATCAGGGGAAGTGAACCTGGTGATAAAAG GAACTTTGAAGAGGTCTATGATGTTGAGCACTTTGTGAAAAGCCTAAATGGGGTGGTAAAAGTAACAAAATCCCAGCCATCTAAAAGGAACCTAGCAGTTGTGAAGGTCCCTAGTAGGGTTTCTGAAGAATACATTGTTGATAACATTGAGCCGATTTTCAGATCAAAGGGGAACATAAGGCTAGCCACTTATTTTCCTTCagtaaacatgaaaaaattgaaagaCAATAGCAACATTGACGCAATTGCATGTTTGGGAATGTTTGGAACTTTAGAGCTTCAGCCTCAAGTTAATGGAGTAGTTGAATCTATGGTGGAGCGCTTAAgaactttgagtaggaagtcaaatGGACAGTTTATTGCCGTGGATCTAAGGGTTGATATATTGGAGAAAAAGAGCTGCCAAGGGAACAGTGCTTCTAGATCAAAGAGTTGCTTTGGTCCACAGGAAATAGCTATGTTTTTGAGAAAACTTGGTTTCAACAAAGATACAACTATATATCTGACTCAATCAAGATGGGATAGCAGCCTTGATGCATTAAAGGATCTCTTTCCTAGAACATACACCAAG GAAAGCATAATGcccatagacaaaaaggcaagaTTTCTTGACACAGAGAATTCAGAACTGGAGAAAGTTATAGACTTTCACATGTGTTCACAGAGTGATGTATTTGTACCAGCCATCTCAGGGCTCTTTTATGCCAATGTGGCTGGCAAGAGAATCGCCTCTGGGAAGACTCAGATACTTGTTCCTGCTGATATTTCTGGTTCCTCTGCTTCTTTAACAGACTACATATCTCATTACGTCTCAAAAAGGAACCACTTTGCCTACTCATGCTTCTGCTAG
- the LOC107823481 gene encoding calcium-transporting ATPase 9, plasma membrane-type isoform X1 encodes MTTGPSDTMQLNNHTDLEVGSSHLNADGADDFSDPFDIANTKNASFQALKRWREAALVLNASRRFRYTLDLRKAEEKEQRRRMIRAHAQVIRAALLFKLAGQRAIVLGTEVSPPAPTGDYGISLEQLASVTRDHNLSALQQYGGAKGLSEKLKTDLDSGIADDDVELSKRKNMFGANTYPMKKGRSFLRFVWEAWQDLTLIILIVSAVLSLALGIHTKGLKEGWYDGGSIAFAVLLVILVTATSDYRQSLRFQNLNEEKRNIQVEVIRDSRREKISIYEIVVGDVVPLSIGDQVPADGVLISGHSLAIDESSMTGESKIVNKNQKAPFLMAGCKVADGAGTMLVTGVGINTEWGLLMASISEDTGEETPLQVRLNGVATFIGIVGLAVALFVLIVLLCRFFTGNTKNPDGTTQFVHGKTSVSKSIDGVVHIITAAVTIVVVAVPEGLPLAVTLTLAYSMKKMMADKALVRRLSACETMGSATTICSDKTGTLTLNQMTVVEAYIGEKKLDPPEDGSQLHSAVSSLLDEGITQNTSGSVFASKDGKGIEVSGSPTEKAILSWGVKMGMKFKVVRSQSIILHVSPFNSTKKRGGVAVRERSGSQVHMHWKGAAEIILASCTQYLDSNGCLQSIEKEKDFFKEAIEDMAAKSLRCVAMAYRTCNVDEVPTDEEQLARWVLPEDGLILLAILGIKDPCRPGVKDAVTQCRDSGIKVRMVTGDNIQTARAIALECGILTSNAEVTEFEVIEGKTFREFSEKEREQVAKRMSVMGRSSPSDKLLLVQTLRKLGEVVAVTGDGTNDAPALHEADIGLSMGIQGTEVAKESSDIIILDDNFASVVKVVRWGRSVYANIQKFIQFQLTVNVAALVINVVAAVSSGDVPLNTVQLLWVNLIMDTLGALALATEPPTDHLMHRPPVGRREPLVTNILWRNLFIQALYQVGILLVLNFQGKSILSLEHDDPKHANMVKNTLIFNTFVFCQIFNEFNARKPDEINVFTGVTKNPLFTGVVGTTFILQIIIIEFLGKFTSTVRLSWKLWLVSLAIGIISWPLAAAGKLIPVPKTPLAKVFIKSYQRCIAARNA; translated from the exons ATGACGACTGGTCCAAGTGATACTATGCAACTCAACAATCACACCGACCTGGAGGTTGGCTCCTCTCATCTCAATGCCGACGGAGCAGACGATTTCTCTGATCCTTTCGACATTGCCAACACCAAGAATGCGTCTTTTCAGGCTCTTAAACGCTGGAGG GAAGCGGCACTTGTGCTTAATGCTTCACGGCGGTTTAGGTATACTCTCGACTTGAGAAAAGCTGAAGAGAAAGAACAAAGAAGAAGGATGATCAGAGCACATGCTCAAGTCATAAGA GCTGCACTACTTTTTAAGCTTGCTGGACAAAGAGCTATTG tGTTGGGTACTGAAGTTTCTCCTCCAGCTCCCACTGGTGACTATGGAATTTCACTTGAACAGCTAGCTTCAGTGACTAGGGATCATAATCTTTCTGCATTACAACAATATGGAGGA GCCAAAGGTTTATCAGAGAAGTTAAAAACAGATCTGGATTCAGGGATTGCGGATGATGATGTTGAAttgtcaaaaagaaaaaatatgtttGGGGCAAATACGTATCCCATGAAAAAGGGTCGTAGTTTCTTG CGGTTCGTTTGGGAGGCTTGGCAAGATCTGACCCTCATCATCTTAATTGTATCTGCTGTACTATCGCTGGCACTTGGAATACACACAAAG GGCCTGAAAGAAGGATGGTATGATGGTGGAAGCATAGCTTTTGCTGTTCTTCTTGTTATTCTTGTAACAG CAACAAGTGACTACAGACAGTCCCTGCGATTTCAGAACTTAAATGAAGAAAAGCGAAATATCCAAGTAGAG GTTATAAGAGACAGCAGGAGGGAGAAAATTTCGATATATGAAATTGTTGTTGGTGATGTTGTTCCTCTCAGCATAGGTGATCAG GTTCCTGCAGATGGAGTCTTGATTTCTGGTCATTCGCTGGCAATTGACGAGTCTAGCATGACAGGCGAAAGCAAGATT GTAAACAAAAATCAAAAGGCTCCTTTCTTGATGGCTGGTTGCAAGGTAGCAGATGGTGCTGGAACCATGCTT gtAACTGGTGTAGGAATCAATACTGAATGGGGATTGTTGATGGCGAGCATATCAGAGGATACCGGTGAAGAAACTCCGTTGCAG GTGCGCTTGAATGGGGTTGCCACCTTTATTGGCATTGTTGGCCTTGCTGTTGCACTCTTTGTGCTCATTGTTCTTTTGTGCAG GTTCTTCACTGGAAATACCAAAAATCCAGATGGGACTACGCAGTTTGTCCATGGAAAGACCAGTGTTAGTAAATCAATTGATGGAGTTGTACATATCATCACTGCAGCT GTCACAATTGTGGTTGTTGCTGTCCCTGAAGGTCTTCCTTTAGCTGTTACATTGAC TTTAGCATACTCAATGAAGAAAATGATGGCTGACAAGGCTTTG GTGCGCAGACTTTCAGCATGTGAAACTATGGGCTCTGCTACAACTATTTGCAGTGATAAAACTGGAACACTAACTCTGAATCAG ATGACAGTGGTTGAAGCCTATATTGGGGAAAAGAAGCTCGATCCACCTGAAGATGGTTCACAGTTACACTCAGCTGTTTCTTCTCTTCTGGACGAGGGCATAACTCAGAATACTTCCGGCAGTGTCTTTGCTTCCAAG GATGGAAAGGGAATAGAGGTTTCAGGATCTCCTACTGAAAAGGCCATTCTTTCATGGGGCGTTAAG ATGGGAATGAAGTTCAAAGTTGTCAGATCACAATCCATAATTCTTCATGTCTCTCCTTTTAATTCTACAAAGAAGAGAGGAGGTGTTGCAGTTAGAGAGCGG AGTGGCTCTCAAGTTCATATGCATTGGAAGGGTGCAGCTGAAATTATACTGGCATCATGTACCCAATACCTTGACTCAAATGGCTGCTTGCAATCCATTGAGAAAGAGAAG GATTTTTTCAAAGAAGCGATTGAAGATATGGCAGCAAAGAGTTTGAGGTGTGTTGCCATGGCATACCGAACTTGTAACGTAGATGAGGTTCCAACTGATGAAGAACAGCTGGCACGTTGGGTTCTACCAGAAGATGGCCTTATTTTGCTTGCTATACTTGGTATAAAG GATCCTTGTCGGCCAGGTGTCAAAGATGCAGTAACACAGTGCAGAGATTCTGGTATTAAG GTGCGCATGGTAACTGGAGATAATATTCAAACAGCTAGAGCAATTGCCTTGGAGTGTGGAATTTTAACTTCAAATGCAGAAGTCACTGAATTTGAAGTTATTGAGGGGAAGACCTTCCGTGAGTTCTCTGAAAAGGAGCGAGAACAAGTTGCTAAAAGAATGTCG GTTATGGGAAGGTCATCTCCAAGTGACAAGCTTTTGCTTGTGCAAACACTACGTAAACTAGGGGAGGTTGTTGCTGTTACTGGAGATGGAACTAACGATGCTCCTGCACTGCATGAG GCCGACATAGGCCTTTCCATGGGCATCCAAGGAACAGAAGTCGCAAAAGAAAGTTCTGACATCATTATCTTGGATGATAATTTTGCTTCAGTGGTGAAG GTTGTACGCTGGGGCCGTTCTGTTTATGCAAATATTCAGAAATTCATTCAATTCCAGCTCACTGTTAATGTCGCAGCTCTTGTAATCAATGTTGTGGCAGCAGTTTCTTCTGGTGATGTTCCTCTAAACACAGTGCAg CTTCTTTGGGTCAATCTAATTATGGATACTCTGGGAGCACTGGCTTTGGCTACTGAACCACCAACTGACCATCTTATGCATAGACCTCCTGTTGGTCGAAG GGAACCTCTGGTAACAAATATCCTGTGGAGGAACTTGTTTATTCAG GCTCTCTACCAAGTCGGAATCCTTCTTGTTCTCAATTTCCAGGGCAAGAGTATTCTCAGCTTAGAGCATGATGACCCAAAACATGCTAATATGGTGAAGAATACCTTAATTTTCAACACATTTGTTTTCTGCCAA ATATTCAATGAGTTTAATGCTCGAAAGCCAGATGAAATTAATGTCTTTACTGGCGTGACCAAAAACCCCCTCTTTACTGGGGTTGTGGGAACCACTTTCATTCTTCAG ATCATTATCATTGAGTTCCTTGGAAAATTTACATCAACAGTTAGACTCAGTTGGAAACTATGGTTGGTTTCACTTGCCATTGGTATTATCAG CTGGCCTCTTGCAGCTGCGGGAAAATTGATCCCAGTTCCGAAGACCCCCTTGGCTAAGGTCTTCATCAAGTCGTATCAGCGATGCATTGCAGCTCGTAATGCATAA